Proteins encoded within one genomic window of Cellulomonas flavigena DSM 20109:
- a CDS encoding aminoglycoside phosphotransferase family protein: MTAPTTPSHPLIEIDVTADLARALLVAQHPDLADLPLHGRGSGWDNLTWRLGDDLALRFPVRELSSTLIEREQRWLPLLAPRLPVPVPSPVRVGRPSDLYPWTWSVVPWLHGDCVAATPVAGRTAWAEQLADVLAAFHTAAPPDAPTNPYRGVPLADRYAVMVERLTPDLPHVAALRDALEAGLAAPAWERPAVWVHGDQHPGNLVSRDGELTGLLDFGDLCSGDPASDLATAWITFDTAGREAFVARTQEVRGWDDATWVRARAWAAGTVPVLLAHPDDYPLMAAAGEHTAAQVAAG, translated from the coding sequence GTGACCGCGCCGACCACACCGTCCCACCCGCTCATCGAGATCGATGTCACCGCAGACCTCGCGCGGGCGCTGCTGGTCGCGCAGCACCCCGACCTCGCCGACCTGCCGCTGCACGGTCGGGGCTCCGGCTGGGACAACCTCACGTGGCGCCTGGGCGACGACCTCGCGCTGCGGTTCCCCGTGCGGGAGCTGTCGTCCACGCTGATCGAGCGCGAGCAACGATGGCTGCCGCTGCTGGCCCCGCGCCTGCCGGTCCCGGTACCGTCCCCGGTCCGGGTCGGACGCCCGAGCGACCTCTACCCGTGGACGTGGAGCGTCGTGCCGTGGCTGCACGGCGACTGCGTGGCCGCGACGCCCGTGGCCGGGCGGACCGCCTGGGCGGAGCAGCTCGCCGACGTCCTCGCGGCCTTCCACACCGCCGCCCCGCCGGACGCCCCGACGAACCCGTACCGCGGCGTGCCGCTCGCCGACCGGTACGCCGTCATGGTCGAGCGCCTGACGCCGGACCTCCCCCACGTGGCCGCGCTGCGCGACGCGCTCGAGGCCGGGCTGGCGGCGCCGGCCTGGGAGCGCCCGGCCGTCTGGGTCCACGGCGACCAGCACCCGGGCAACCTCGTGAGCCGCGACGGCGAGCTCACCGGTCTCCTCGACTTCGGTGACCTCTGCTCCGGCGACCCGGCGAGCGACCTCGCCACCGCCTGGATCACGTTCGACACCGCGGGGCGCGAGGCATTCGTCGCGCGGACGCAGGAGGTGCGCGGCTGGGACGACGCGACGTGGGTGCGGGCGCGGGCGTGGGCGGCGGGGACCGTGCCCGTGCTCCTCGCCCACCCGGACGACTACCCCCTGATGGCCGCCGCCGGCGAGCACACGGCCGCGCAGGTCGCCGCCGGCTGA
- the dxs gene encoding 1-deoxy-D-xylulose-5-phosphate synthase: protein MGLLEGISSPQDVRRLSTAQVGELADEIRAFLVDQVSRTGGHLGPNLGVVELSIALHRVFDSPRDTLVFDTGHQAYVHKLLTGRRDFSALRRRGGMSGYPSRAESEHDVVENSHASTALSWADGIAKARQLRGENDRHTVAVIGDGALTGGMAWEALNNIAAGVDRRLVVVVNDNGRSYAPTIGGLAQHLDTLRTTQGYESVLSWGKSTLRRSGPPGRLAYEALHGLKKGIKDVVAPQGMFEDLGLKYVGPVDGHDEQAVEHALRRARAFGGPVLVHVITEKGRGYTPAEQDVADRFHAVGKIHPETGLPLAPSRFGWTSVFADEIVRVGRRRPDVVAITAAMLQPVGLAPFAAEFPDRVFDVGIAEQHAATSAAGMAYAGLHPVVAVYATFLNRAFDQVLMDVALHRAGVTFVLDRAGITGDDGASHNGMWDLAMLSIVPGLRLAAPRDEPTLRAALRQAVDVDDAPTVVRYPKGTMGDPVPALEDADGVDVLARHAGEGTRVLVVGIGSMVGTALAVGELLAGHGAAVTVVDPRWVLPVPASLVKLAGEHEHVVTIEDGLVDGGIGSLVAQRTREANVHTPVQSFGIPAAFLQHAARDEIVDELRLGPHDVAGDVLAALHARG from the coding sequence GTGGGGTTGCTCGAGGGCATCTCGTCGCCGCAGGACGTCCGCCGGCTCAGCACCGCCCAGGTGGGCGAGCTCGCGGACGAGATCCGCGCGTTCCTCGTCGACCAGGTCTCGCGCACGGGGGGCCACCTCGGACCGAACCTGGGTGTCGTGGAGCTCTCGATCGCGCTGCACCGCGTGTTCGACTCGCCGCGCGACACCCTCGTCTTCGACACGGGCCACCAGGCGTACGTGCACAAGCTGCTCACGGGCCGTCGGGACTTCTCCGCGCTGCGGCGTCGCGGCGGCATGTCGGGGTACCCGAGCCGCGCGGAGTCCGAGCACGACGTCGTCGAGAACTCCCACGCCTCGACCGCGCTGTCCTGGGCGGACGGCATCGCCAAGGCACGACAGCTGCGCGGCGAGAACGACCGCCACACGGTCGCCGTCATCGGCGACGGTGCCCTCACCGGCGGCATGGCCTGGGAGGCGCTCAACAACATCGCCGCCGGTGTCGACCGACGCCTGGTCGTCGTCGTCAACGACAACGGGCGGTCGTACGCGCCGACGATCGGGGGCCTCGCGCAGCACCTCGACACGCTGCGCACCACGCAGGGCTACGAGTCCGTGCTGTCGTGGGGCAAGTCGACGCTGCGTCGCTCGGGCCCGCCCGGACGCCTCGCCTACGAGGCGCTGCACGGCCTGAAGAAGGGCATCAAGGACGTCGTCGCGCCGCAGGGCATGTTCGAGGACCTCGGCCTGAAGTACGTCGGACCCGTGGACGGGCACGACGAGCAGGCGGTCGAGCACGCGCTGCGTCGCGCGCGGGCGTTCGGCGGACCCGTGCTCGTGCACGTCATCACCGAGAAGGGCCGCGGCTACACCCCCGCCGAGCAGGACGTCGCCGACCGGTTCCACGCCGTCGGCAAGATCCACCCCGAGACGGGCCTGCCGCTCGCGCCGTCGCGCTTCGGCTGGACCAGCGTGTTCGCCGACGAGATCGTGCGCGTCGGGCGGCGCCGCCCCGACGTCGTCGCGATCACCGCGGCCATGCTGCAGCCCGTGGGGCTCGCGCCGTTCGCCGCGGAGTTCCCCGACCGCGTCTTCGACGTCGGGATCGCCGAGCAGCACGCCGCGACGTCCGCCGCGGGCATGGCCTACGCGGGCCTGCACCCCGTCGTCGCCGTGTACGCGACGTTCCTCAACCGCGCGTTCGACCAGGTGCTCATGGACGTCGCGCTGCACCGCGCGGGCGTCACGTTCGTGCTCGACCGCGCCGGCATCACGGGCGACGACGGCGCGAGCCACAACGGCATGTGGGACCTGGCCATGCTGTCGATCGTGCCCGGGCTGCGCCTGGCCGCACCGCGTGACGAGCCGACGCTGCGCGCGGCGCTGCGGCAGGCCGTCGACGTCGACGACGCGCCGACCGTCGTGCGCTACCCGAAGGGCACCATGGGCGATCCCGTCCCGGCGCTCGAGGACGCCGACGGTGTCGACGTGCTCGCCCGGCACGCGGGGGAGGGTACGCGCGTACTCGTCGTCGGGATCGGGTCGATGGTGGGCACCGCGCTCGCGGTCGGTGAGCTGCTGGCGGGGCACGGCGCCGCGGTGACCGTCGTCGACCCGCGGTGGGTGCTGCCGGTGCCTGCGTCCCTCGTGAAGCTGGCCGGCGAGCACGAGCACGTCGTGACGATCGAGGACGGCCTGGTCGACGGCGGCATCGGCTCGCTCGTCGCGCAGCGCACGCGGGAGGCGAACGTCCACACGCCGGTCCAGTCGTTCGGGATCCCGGCAGCGTTCCTGCAGCACGCGGCCCGCGACGAGATCGTCGACGAGCTGCGGCTGGGTCCGCACGACGTCGCCGGCGACGTGCTCGCGGCGCTGCACGCGCGGGGCTGA
- a CDS encoding DUF1801 domain-containing protein translates to MTGAVHEQGRDASDVGTFLAQVADARRRAEAQQLLPVLERATGQPARVWGGGIVGFGSYHYRYATGREGDAAAAGFSPRKASLTLYFPLGFDDLQDELSRLGPHSTGVSCLYLKRLDDVDLAVLEDMVRTSYAHVTATSGPECRDLRERHRPPDVSAGPQVVVVR, encoded by the coding sequence ATGACGGGCGCCGTGCACGAGCAGGGGCGGGACGCGTCCGACGTCGGGACGTTCCTCGCCCAGGTCGCCGACGCGCGTCGGCGCGCCGAGGCGCAGCAGCTGCTGCCGGTGCTGGAACGTGCGACCGGGCAGCCGGCGCGCGTCTGGGGCGGCGGGATCGTCGGCTTCGGGAGCTACCACTACCGTTACGCGACGGGTCGCGAGGGCGATGCGGCGGCGGCGGGGTTCTCGCCGCGCAAGGCGTCGCTGACGCTGTACTTCCCGCTCGGGTTCGACGACCTCCAGGACGAGCTGTCACGCCTCGGACCGCACTCCACCGGAGTGTCGTGCCTCTACCTCAAGCGCCTTGACGACGTCGATCTCGCGGTCCTCGAGGACATGGTCCGCACCTCTTACGCGCACGTCACCGCCACGTCTGGCCCTGAGTGCCGGGATCTACGTGAGCGTCACCGGCCGCCCGATGTGAGTGCCGGCCCGCAGGTCGTGGTCGTGCGCTGA
- a CDS encoding NUDIX hydrolase has product MTTDARADLVRVARDGVRWPGAPTSGRVPVPRRRSAVLVLFGVLDDVGAHAAPGSVPVPGDLDVLLQRRSADLAHHPGQVAFPGGGVDPEDDGPVGAALREAVEETGLDPTGVDVLGTLADVPVPVSDNLVTPVLAWWRRPSAVAAVDHREAVDVFRAPVADLVDPARRAVVVHPAGRGRVRTPAFELEGGVLVWGFTALVLSGVLDTAGWSVPWDTSRTVSP; this is encoded by the coding sequence GTGACGACCGACGCCCGGGCGGACCTCGTGCGCGTCGCGCGCGACGGGGTGCGTTGGCCGGGCGCCCCGACGAGCGGCCGGGTCCCGGTGCCCCGGCGCCGCTCGGCCGTCCTCGTGCTCTTCGGCGTACTCGACGACGTCGGCGCGCACGCGGCGCCGGGCAGCGTGCCGGTGCCGGGCGACCTCGACGTGCTGCTGCAGCGCCGGTCCGCGGACCTCGCCCACCACCCGGGGCAGGTGGCGTTCCCCGGTGGCGGTGTCGACCCGGAGGATGACGGACCCGTGGGCGCCGCGCTGCGCGAGGCCGTCGAGGAGACGGGCCTGGACCCCACGGGCGTCGACGTCCTGGGCACGCTGGCCGACGTGCCGGTGCCCGTGTCCGACAACCTCGTGACGCCCGTCCTGGCGTGGTGGAGGCGCCCGTCCGCCGTCGCCGCGGTCGACCACCGCGAGGCCGTCGACGTCTTCCGTGCGCCCGTCGCGGACCTCGTGGACCCCGCGCGCCGGGCGGTCGTCGTTCACCCGGCCGGGCGCGGACGCGTCCGCACGCCGGCGTTCGAGCTCGAGGGTGGCGTGCTCGTGTGGGGCTTCACCGCGCTCGTCCTGTCCGGCGTGCTGGACACCGCCGGCTGGTCCGTGCCGTGGGACACCTCCCGTACCGTCTCCCCGTGA
- the acnA gene encoding aconitate hydratase AcnA, with protein MSSVDSFGSKGTLEVGDASYEIYRLAAVPGVERLPYSLKILAENLLRTEDGANITADHVRALAGWDPTAQPDTEIQFTPARVIMQDFTGVPCVVDLATMREAVADLGGDPARINPLAPAELVIDHSVQIDVAGRRDAFERNVELEYQRNFERYQFLRWGQTAFDDFKVVPPGTGIVHQVNIEYLARVVMVRDGKAYPDTCVGTDSHTTMVNGLGVLGWGVGGIEAEAAMLGQPVSMLIPRVVGFKLTGSIPSGVTATDVVLTITQLLRQHGVVGKFVEFYGDGVASVPLANRATIGNMSPEFGSTAAIFPVDGVTMDYLRLTGRSEEQLALVEAYAKEQGLWHDPSREPVYSEYLELDLSTVVPSIAGPKRPQDRIELSAAKESFATSILDYVAENEAAPFSGLDESVAETFPASDPIAAGEHEDASDAPVEVEGSEPARRPHKRVPVTLADGTTTELDHGHVVIASITSCTNTSNPSVMLAAALLAKNAVEKGLTAKPWVKTSMAPGSQVVTNYYEKAGLWPSLEKLGFHLVGYGCATCIGNSGPLADEISATVNEHDLSVVSVLSGNRNFEGRINPDVKMNYLASPPLVIAYALAGTMDFDFENDPLGTTEAGEPVFLRDIWPSPEQVQATIDASIDRQMFESDYADVFAGDDRWRALPTPEGNVFAWDAESTYVRKPPYFEGMGAAPEPVTDISGARVLAKLGDSVTTDHISPAGSIKADSPAGVYLAEHGVERRDFNSYGSRRGNHEVMIRGTFANIRLRNQLVPGVEGGFTVNHLTGEQTTIYDASVAYQAAGVPLVVLGGKEYGSGSSRDWAAKGTRLLGVRAVITESFERIHRSNLIGMGVLPLQFPEGESADSLGLDGTETFDIAGVTALNEGTTPRTVAVTATKADGSVVEFDAVVRIDTPGEADYYRNGGILQYVLRQVAGVA; from the coding sequence GTGAGCAGCGTCGACAGCTTCGGATCGAAGGGAACCCTCGAGGTCGGTGACGCCTCGTACGAGATCTACCGCCTCGCGGCCGTCCCCGGGGTGGAGCGCCTGCCGTACAGCCTGAAGATCCTCGCCGAGAACCTGCTGCGGACCGAGGACGGCGCGAACATCACCGCCGACCACGTGCGCGCGCTCGCCGGGTGGGACCCGACCGCGCAGCCCGACACCGAGATCCAGTTCACCCCGGCGCGCGTCATCATGCAGGACTTCACCGGCGTGCCCTGCGTCGTCGACCTCGCCACCATGCGGGAGGCCGTGGCCGACCTCGGCGGCGACCCGGCACGCATCAACCCCCTCGCACCGGCCGAGCTCGTCATCGACCACTCCGTGCAGATCGACGTCGCCGGCCGGCGCGACGCGTTCGAGCGCAACGTCGAGCTCGAGTACCAGCGCAACTTCGAGCGCTACCAGTTCCTGCGCTGGGGGCAGACCGCGTTCGACGACTTCAAGGTCGTGCCCCCGGGCACCGGCATCGTGCACCAGGTCAACATCGAGTACCTGGCGCGCGTGGTCATGGTCCGCGACGGCAAGGCGTACCCCGACACGTGCGTCGGTACCGACTCGCACACCACGATGGTCAACGGCCTGGGCGTGCTCGGCTGGGGCGTCGGCGGCATCGAGGCCGAGGCAGCGATGCTCGGCCAGCCGGTGTCGATGCTGATCCCGCGCGTCGTCGGCTTCAAGCTCACGGGCAGCATCCCGTCCGGCGTCACCGCGACCGACGTCGTCCTGACGATCACGCAGCTGCTGCGCCAGCACGGCGTGGTCGGCAAGTTCGTCGAGTTCTACGGTGACGGCGTCGCGTCGGTGCCGCTGGCGAACCGCGCGACCATCGGCAACATGAGCCCCGAGTTCGGCTCCACGGCGGCGATCTTCCCGGTCGACGGCGTCACGATGGACTACCTGCGGCTCACCGGCCGCTCGGAGGAGCAGCTCGCGCTCGTCGAGGCGTACGCCAAGGAGCAGGGCCTGTGGCACGACCCGTCGCGCGAGCCGGTGTACTCCGAGTACCTCGAGCTCGACCTGTCGACCGTCGTGCCGTCCATCGCCGGCCCCAAGCGCCCGCAGGACCGCATCGAGCTGTCCGCGGCCAAGGAGTCGTTCGCGACGTCGATCCTCGACTACGTCGCCGAGAACGAGGCCGCGCCGTTCAGCGGCCTCGACGAGTCCGTGGCCGAGACGTTCCCGGCGTCCGACCCGATCGCTGCGGGCGAGCACGAGGACGCGTCCGACGCGCCCGTGGAGGTCGAGGGCTCCGAGCCCGCGCGCCGCCCGCACAAGCGCGTGCCGGTGACGCTCGCCGACGGCACGACGACCGAGCTCGACCACGGGCACGTCGTCATCGCCTCGATCACGAGCTGCACGAACACGTCGAACCCGTCGGTCATGCTCGCCGCGGCACTGCTCGCGAAGAACGCCGTCGAGAAGGGCCTGACGGCCAAGCCGTGGGTCAAGACGTCGATGGCCCCCGGCTCGCAGGTCGTGACGAACTACTACGAGAAGGCCGGCCTGTGGCCGTCCCTCGAGAAGCTCGGGTTCCACCTGGTCGGCTACGGCTGCGCCACGTGCATCGGCAACTCCGGCCCGCTCGCGGACGAGATCTCCGCGACGGTCAACGAGCACGACCTGTCGGTCGTCTCGGTGCTGTCCGGCAACCGGAACTTCGAGGGACGCATCAACCCCGACGTGAAGATGAACTACCTCGCGTCGCCGCCCCTGGTCATCGCCTACGCGCTGGCCGGGACGATGGACTTCGACTTCGAGAACGACCCGCTGGGCACCACCGAGGCCGGAGAGCCGGTCTTCCTGCGCGACATCTGGCCCTCGCCGGAGCAGGTGCAGGCCACGATCGACGCGTCGATCGACCGCCAGATGTTCGAGTCGGACTACGCCGACGTGTTCGCGGGCGACGACCGGTGGCGCGCGCTGCCGACGCCCGAGGGCAACGTGTTCGCTTGGGACGCCGAGTCCACGTACGTGCGCAAGCCCCCGTACTTCGAGGGCATGGGTGCCGCTCCGGAGCCCGTCACGGACATCTCCGGGGCGCGCGTCCTCGCCAAGCTCGGTGACTCGGTGACCACCGACCACATCAGCCCGGCGGGTTCCATCAAGGCGGACAGCCCGGCCGGCGTCTACCTCGCCGAGCACGGCGTCGAGCGTCGCGACTTCAACTCCTACGGCTCGCGCCGCGGGAACCACGAGGTCATGATCCGCGGCACGTTCGCCAACATCCGGCTGCGCAACCAGCTCGTGCCCGGCGTCGAGGGCGGCTTCACGGTCAACCACCTCACCGGTGAGCAGACGACGATCTACGACGCCTCGGTCGCGTACCAGGCCGCGGGCGTGCCGCTCGTGGTCCTCGGCGGCAAGGAGTACGGCTCGGGCTCGTCGCGCGACTGGGCCGCCAAGGGCACGCGCCTGCTGGGCGTGCGCGCGGTCATCACCGAGTCGTTCGAGCGCATCCACCGCTCCAACCTCATCGGGATGGGCGTGCTGCCGCTGCAGTTCCCCGAGGGCGAGTCGGCGGACTCCCTCGGCCTCGACGGCACCGAGACGTTCGACATCGCGGGCGTCACGGCGCTCAACGAGGGCACGACGCCCCGCACGGTCGCGGTCACGGCGACGAAGGCCGACGGCTCGGTCGTCGAGTTCGACGCCGTCGTGCGCATCGACACTCCCGGCGAGGCGGACTACTACCGCAACGGCGGCATCCTGCAGTACGTGCTGCGCCAGGTGGCCGGCGTGGCCTGA
- a CDS encoding GuaB1 family IMP dehydrogenase-related protein, with amino-acid sequence MRFLPGHSPTSDLTYGDVFLVPSRSEVTSRFDVDLATSDGTGTTIPVVVANMTAVAGRRMAETVARRGGIAVLPQDTPEAVVRKVVTTVKQRHPVVETATVVAQDDTVHTALTLIAKRAHGAAVVVDDGRPVGVVTEADCQGVDLFTQVDQVMTPDPTTVDLAVIEEGGTHGLEDAFEQLHRSRRRFSPVVSDGRLVGVLTRVGALRSSIYTPALDAQGRLRIAAAVGINGDVRAKAAALLDAGVDVLVVDTAHGHQRKMLDALAAVRSLDPQVPVVAGNVVTAEGVRDLVEAGADIVKVGVGPGAMCTTRMMTAVGRPQFSAVLECATEARRLGKHVWADGGVRHPRDVALALAAGASQVMVGSWFAGTHESPGDMRTDSQGRLYKESFGMASARAVAARTQGGSAFERARKGLYEEGISHSRMYLDPRRPGVEDLLDQITSGVRSAATYVGATTLEQLHERAVVGIQSAAGYDEGRPLPEGW; translated from the coding sequence ATGCGCTTCCTGCCCGGGCACTCGCCCACGTCCGACCTCACCTACGGCGACGTCTTCCTCGTGCCGTCCCGCTCGGAGGTCACGTCGCGGTTCGACGTGGACCTCGCCACGTCCGACGGCACCGGGACGACGATCCCCGTCGTCGTCGCCAACATGACGGCCGTCGCCGGGCGCCGCATGGCCGAGACGGTCGCCCGCCGCGGCGGTATCGCCGTGCTGCCGCAGGACACGCCCGAGGCGGTGGTGCGCAAGGTGGTCACGACCGTCAAGCAGCGCCACCCCGTCGTGGAGACCGCGACCGTCGTCGCGCAGGACGACACCGTGCACACCGCCCTGACGCTCATCGCCAAGCGCGCGCACGGAGCCGCGGTGGTCGTCGACGACGGCCGCCCGGTCGGCGTCGTCACGGAGGCGGACTGCCAGGGAGTCGACCTGTTCACGCAGGTCGACCAGGTGATGACGCCGGACCCCACGACGGTCGACCTCGCGGTGATCGAGGAGGGCGGCACGCACGGGCTGGAAGACGCATTCGAGCAGCTGCACCGCTCGCGCCGACGTTTCTCCCCCGTCGTGTCCGACGGTCGCCTGGTCGGCGTGCTCACGCGTGTGGGCGCCCTGCGCTCATCGATCTACACCCCCGCGCTCGATGCGCAGGGGCGCCTGCGGATCGCCGCCGCCGTCGGCATCAACGGCGACGTGCGCGCCAAGGCCGCCGCGCTGCTCGACGCCGGTGTCGACGTCCTCGTCGTCGACACCGCGCACGGCCACCAGCGCAAGATGCTCGACGCTCTCGCCGCGGTCCGCTCGCTCGACCCGCAGGTGCCGGTCGTCGCGGGCAACGTGGTGACCGCCGAGGGCGTGCGCGACCTCGTCGAGGCGGGCGCCGACATCGTCAAGGTCGGCGTCGGACCGGGCGCCATGTGCACCACGCGCATGATGACCGCCGTGGGCCGCCCGCAGTTCTCGGCCGTGCTCGAGTGCGCCACGGAGGCTCGCCGCCTCGGCAAGCACGTGTGGGCGGACGGCGGCGTGCGCCACCCGCGCGACGTCGCCCTGGCGCTGGCCGCGGGCGCGTCGCAGGTGATGGTCGGGTCGTGGTTCGCCGGTACGCACGAGTCTCCGGGTGACATGCGGACCGATTCCCAGGGCCGGCTGTACAAGGAGAGCTTCGGCATGGCGTCGGCGCGCGCCGTGGCCGCGCGCACGCAGGGCGGCTCGGCGTTCGAGCGCGCCCGCAAGGGCCTGTACGAGGAGGGGATCTCGCACTCGCGGATGTACCTGGACCCACGCCGACCTGGTGTCGAGGACCTGCTGGACCAGATCACGTCCGGCGTGCGCTCCGCGGCCACGTACGTGGGCGCGACGACGCTCGAGCAGCTGCACGAGCGCGCGGTCGTCGGCATCCAGTCCGCCGCGGGCTACGACGAGGGCCGGCCCCTGCCCGAGGGCTGGTGA
- a CDS encoding DUF4126 domain-containing protein: MLVALTGIGLSAAAGLNAYIPFLVVALLARFTDLVVLPDGLVWMESGWAIGIGAVLLLADVVLDKVPAVDTVNDAVQTFIRPATGGIVFAATSAAEELEGSTWVQDNPWLPVVAGIVVAGLVHAGKATARPVVNAGTGGFGAPVVSTIEDGASVGLSLVAVFLPVLVLVVLALMVWALLALLRRRRARRATVTQDGPPGAP; this comes from the coding sequence GTGCTGGTCGCCCTCACCGGGATCGGCCTGTCCGCCGCGGCAGGCCTCAACGCGTACATCCCGTTCCTCGTCGTCGCGCTGCTCGCGCGGTTCACCGACCTCGTCGTGCTGCCCGACGGCCTGGTGTGGATGGAGAGCGGGTGGGCGATCGGCATCGGTGCGGTCCTGCTGCTCGCGGACGTCGTGCTCGACAAGGTGCCGGCCGTCGACACCGTCAACGACGCGGTGCAGACCTTCATCCGCCCGGCGACCGGCGGCATCGTTTTCGCCGCGACGTCCGCCGCCGAGGAGCTCGAGGGCTCGACGTGGGTGCAGGACAACCCGTGGCTGCCCGTGGTCGCGGGGATCGTCGTCGCCGGCCTCGTGCACGCGGGCAAGGCGACCGCGCGGCCCGTCGTCAACGCCGGCACGGGCGGGTTCGGCGCGCCCGTCGTCTCCACGATCGAGGACGGCGCGTCCGTCGGGCTCAGCCTCGTGGCCGTGTTCCTGCCGGTCCTCGTGCTGGTCGTGCTGGCACTGATGGTGTGGGCGCTGCTGGCGCTGCTGCGGCGCCGACGTGCCCGCCGCGCGACGGTCACGCAGGACGGACCACCGGGCGCGCCCTAG
- a CDS encoding type 1 glutamine amidotransferase, with protein sequence MSVVRPVLVLTHAPHEGPGAIARALDGVPYGVRTVLDSPEPRLPALADVSGVVVMGGPMDADDVVGHPGLAAERGLLAAAVDADVPVLGVCLGHQLLALALGARLHRRTAHEVGFAPVHLLADDPVLRGLGDVGTAPTVLHWHSDEVDLPDGATLLASTDATQVQAFRAGSALGLQFHPELDVSMLDLWLATPDMVGDLDDDEVATIRADGAKVLPDLAPAAEAVFAAFATQVRARA encoded by the coding sequence GTGAGCGTCGTGCGTCCCGTGCTCGTCCTGACGCACGCCCCGCACGAGGGGCCGGGCGCGATCGCCCGCGCGCTGGACGGCGTGCCGTACGGGGTGCGCACCGTCCTCGACTCCCCCGAGCCGCGCCTGCCGGCGCTGGCGGACGTGTCGGGTGTCGTCGTCATGGGCGGCCCGATGGACGCGGACGACGTCGTCGGGCACCCCGGTCTGGCGGCCGAGCGCGGTCTGCTCGCGGCCGCCGTCGACGCCGACGTGCCCGTGCTCGGCGTGTGCCTGGGCCACCAGCTGCTCGCGCTCGCGCTGGGCGCGCGGCTGCACCGGCGCACGGCGCACGAGGTCGGGTTCGCGCCCGTGCACCTCCTGGCCGACGATCCGGTGCTCCGCGGCCTCGGCGACGTCGGTACGGCGCCGACGGTGCTGCACTGGCACAGCGACGAGGTCGACCTGCCGGACGGCGCGACGCTGCTCGCGTCGACCGACGCGACGCAGGTGCAGGCGTTCCGCGCGGGCAGCGCGCTGGGACTGCAGTTCCACCCCGAGCTCGACGTCTCGATGCTCGACCTGTGGCTCGCGACGCCCGACATGGTCGGCGATCTGGACGACGACGAGGTCGCCACGATCCGGGCGGACGGTGCGAAGGTGCTTCCGGACCTCGCGCCGGCGGCGGAGGCCGTGTTCGCCGCGTTCGCCACGCAGGTCCGGGCGCGCGCGTGA